One window of Bacillus sp. THAF10 genomic DNA carries:
- a CDS encoding alpha-ketoacid dehydrogenase subunit beta yields the protein MAVISYIDAVTMAIREEMERDSKVFVLGEDVGRKGGVFKATHGLYDQFGEDKVIDTPLAESAIAGVAIGAAMYGMRPIAEMQFADFIMPAVNQIISEAAKIRYRSNNDWTCPLVVRAPYGGGVHGALYHSQSVEAVFANQPGLKIVMPSTPYDVKGLLKAAIRDEDPVLFFEHKRAYRLIKGEVPTDDYVLPIGKADVKREGEDITVITYGLCVHFALQAAERLAQDGISAHILDLRTVYPLDKEAIMEAASKTGKVLLLTEDNKEGSIMSEVSAIIAENCLFDLDAPIMRLAGPDVPAMPYAPTMEKYFMVNPDKVEKAMRELAEY from the coding sequence ATGGCAGTGATTTCTTATATAGATGCAGTAACAATGGCCATCCGTGAAGAGATGGAGCGTGACTCAAAAGTATTCGTACTAGGGGAAGATGTAGGACGTAAAGGTGGAGTATTTAAAGCCACTCATGGACTTTATGATCAATTTGGAGAAGATAAAGTAATCGATACACCACTTGCTGAATCTGCAATTGCAGGTGTAGCGATAGGTGCGGCAATGTACGGCATGCGTCCGATTGCAGAAATGCAGTTTGCTGACTTCATCATGCCTGCAGTTAACCAAATCATTTCAGAAGCAGCTAAAATCCGTTATCGTTCTAACAATGACTGGACATGTCCACTTGTTGTTCGTGCTCCTTATGGGGGAGGCGTACACGGTGCATTGTATCACTCTCAGTCTGTGGAAGCAGTTTTTGCTAACCAGCCTGGTCTGAAAATCGTGATGCCTTCTACTCCTTACGATGTAAAAGGTTTATTGAAAGCAGCAATTCGCGATGAGGATCCAGTACTATTTTTCGAGCATAAGCGCGCTTACCGCTTAATCAAAGGCGAAGTACCAACGGATGACTATGTACTACCAATTGGAAAAGCGGACGTAAAACGCGAAGGAGAAGACATCACTGTTATCACATACGGATTATGTGTACACTTTGCACTTCAAGCGGCAGAGCGTCTTGCACAGGACGGAATTTCCGCGCACATCCTTGATCTTCGTACTGTTTATCCATTAGACAAAGAAGCGATCATGGAAGCAGCGTCTAAAACAGGTAAAGTGCTGTTACTAACAGAGGACAACAAAGAAGGAAGCATCATGAGTGAAGTTTCTGCCATTATCGCGGAAAACTGCTTATTTGACCTTGATGCACCAATTATGCGCCTTGCTGGTCCTGATGTACCTGCAATGCCATATGCACCAACGATGGAGAAATACTTCATGGTTAACCCGGATAAAGTAGAAAAAGCAATGCGCGAGCTAGCTGAATATTAA
- a CDS encoding methylmalonyl-CoA mutase subunit beta, with translation MSKIKEMKNNSFPKATLEEWEEQAEKALKGKPVSKLYSDTYEGITRKPIYTEKDTKAVQQAIKSKTDWSVSQQLYPATSLEETNARLKQELAEGLHTIHFSTFPASDPLALSITNKDDLEMLLKEISLDNLDIQVYTGEDATPILRALHESNLQSSKLKGVIGVDPIGELAVTGMLIQPLDELYDLMKTNVEWKNTHAPSLKTIYLQASPYHHGGANAVQELAAVMSSAVEYLHALTKRGLSVDEAASEIVFSFSIGSDFFMELAKLRAARILWSNIVEAFGGSKDVQNITIHATTSKFNKSNLDPYVNMLRTTTEAFSSVVGGADSLNIDSYQLGEDTFSRRIARNTHYILKEESFLSKVADPAAGSYFVEHLTSKLAEEAWKLFQQIDGIGGMVKALESNFLQDQIDAVKKKRLQDVASRKKVLIGTNMYANIKEDLKEPELAKIIERSDVYPAVKIRAIKPVRLSQFFEDLRYQAKAAERRTGNTPSVTLINLGALATHKPRTDFASGFFQVGGLAPVISPSFENLNELVSWVEKEKIAGHLCICGSDDTYAELLNESLSILQAPNRKIMLAGLPDTPRQEELKTLGVSDFIHMRSNCYEQLFTIHQEMGLAEHEA, from the coding sequence ATGAGTAAAATAAAAGAAATGAAGAATAATAGTTTCCCAAAAGCAACTTTAGAAGAGTGGGAGGAACAGGCAGAAAAGGCGTTAAAGGGGAAGCCTGTTTCCAAGCTTTATAGTGATACATACGAAGGAATTACGAGAAAACCAATTTATACGGAAAAAGATACAAAAGCAGTGCAACAGGCAATCAAATCGAAAACTGACTGGAGCGTTTCTCAACAATTGTATCCTGCTACTAGCTTAGAAGAGACAAATGCAAGGCTAAAACAGGAGCTTGCAGAGGGATTACATACCATTCACTTTTCTACCTTTCCTGCTTCAGACCCATTAGCGCTTTCTATCACAAACAAAGATGACCTAGAAATGCTTTTAAAGGAAATCTCGCTAGATAACCTTGATATACAGGTGTATACAGGAGAAGATGCAACACCCATTTTACGTGCATTACATGAAAGTAACTTACAATCCTCTAAGCTGAAGGGTGTAATAGGAGTAGATCCAATTGGTGAGCTTGCTGTTACAGGTATGCTCATTCAACCTCTAGATGAACTATATGATCTCATGAAAACGAATGTAGAGTGGAAAAACACACATGCACCGTCCTTAAAAACAATCTACCTTCAAGCTTCCCCTTATCACCATGGTGGAGCAAATGCTGTGCAGGAGCTTGCTGCTGTTATGAGTAGTGCCGTGGAGTATCTGCACGCGTTGACCAAAAGAGGGCTGTCCGTAGACGAGGCTGCAAGTGAAATAGTTTTCTCCTTTTCGATTGGTAGTGACTTTTTTATGGAACTTGCAAAACTAAGAGCGGCAAGAATTCTTTGGAGTAATATCGTAGAGGCGTTTGGTGGAAGCAAGGATGTACAAAACATAACCATTCACGCGACAACATCCAAATTCAATAAATCCAATTTGGATCCTTATGTGAACATGCTCCGCACAACAACAGAGGCGTTTTCTTCGGTTGTGGGTGGCGCTGACAGTTTAAACATCGATAGCTATCAGCTTGGAGAGGATACTTTTTCAAGACGTATCGCCCGAAACACGCACTATATCCTAAAGGAAGAAAGCTTTTTATCAAAGGTAGCGGATCCTGCAGCTGGCTCTTATTTTGTGGAACACCTTACAAGTAAGCTTGCTGAGGAGGCATGGAAGCTGTTTCAACAAATCGATGGTATCGGCGGAATGGTGAAGGCACTAGAATCAAACTTCCTTCAGGATCAAATTGATGCGGTGAAGAAAAAACGTCTACAGGATGTTGCAAGCAGAAAAAAGGTCCTAATTGGCACAAACATGTATGCAAACATAAAAGAAGATCTCAAAGAGCCGGAGTTAGCAAAAATAATAGAAAGAAGTGACGTTTATCCCGCTGTAAAAATAAGGGCTATCAAACCTGTTAGGCTATCACAATTCTTTGAAGACCTCCGCTATCAGGCAAAAGCTGCTGAAAGGAGAACAGGCAATACACCTAGTGTGACACTCATCAATTTAGGCGCCCTTGCCACCCACAAGCCAAGAACTGATTTCGCGTCAGGATTCTTCCAGGTTGGTGGACTCGCACCTGTAATTAGCCCCAGCTTTGAGAATCTAAACGAATTAGTTTCCTGGGTAGAAAAAGAAAAAATAGCAGGTCATCTTTGTATTTGTGGAAGTGATGACACGTATGCGGAATTACTAAACGAATCGCTAAGCATTCTTCAAGCACCAAACCGCAAAATAATGCTAGCAGGACTTCCGGATACACCGAGACAAGAAGAATTAAAAACATTGGGAGTTTCTGATTTTATTCATATGCGGTCCAACTGCTATGAGCAATTATTCACGATTCACCAAGAAATGGGGTTAGCCGAACATGAAGCCTGA
- a CDS encoding endonuclease/exonuclease/phosphatase family protein, whose product MERTYKIMTFNLRVLVPSDPFPWRDRKHWIRETIVEYQPDVIGLQELTPPMLTWLTTEFQTTYEIFPVNRIDSDSEGEFLAILAKKSSFTMGEKGAFMLSETPNDIGSMGWDAHYPRICNWTELHKKETNEPIMTIFNTHLDHIGQLAREKGLALIQNMMKNTKLPTLLTGDFNATPENTALKAVNGMQSCYSTFTEEQMENSLTFHNYKGGTTGQPIDYIFAGTGTRITQTAIIKNSYDQGYPSDHYPVISTIDVTI is encoded by the coding sequence ATGGAACGTACCTATAAAATAATGACCTTCAACCTTCGTGTACTTGTACCATCGGATCCTTTTCCATGGCGTGATAGAAAGCATTGGATTAGAGAAACCATAGTGGAGTATCAGCCTGACGTAATTGGTCTGCAAGAGCTCACCCCACCAATGCTAACTTGGCTTACAACGGAATTCCAAACAACCTACGAGATTTTCCCAGTGAACAGAATAGATTCTGATTCAGAAGGGGAATTCCTTGCTATTCTTGCGAAGAAATCTAGCTTTACAATGGGGGAAAAAGGGGCGTTCATGCTATCAGAAACACCAAATGATATCGGCAGCATGGGATGGGATGCCCATTACCCACGAATTTGTAACTGGACGGAACTTCATAAAAAAGAAACAAACGAGCCCATCATGACCATTTTCAATACCCACTTAGACCATATTGGCCAATTAGCAAGAGAGAAGGGTTTAGCGCTCATCCAAAACATGATGAAGAATACGAAACTGCCAACCCTGTTAACAGGAGATTTCAATGCAACCCCTGAAAATACTGCCTTAAAGGCGGTGAATGGCATGCAAAGCTGTTACAGTACATTTACAGAAGAACAAATGGAAAATAGCCTGACTTTTCATAACTACAAGGGTGGTACAACGGGACAGCCAATCGATTATATTTTTGCAGGTACAGGCACAAGGATAACCCAAACCGCAATTATTAAAAACAGCTATGATCAGGGGTATCCGTCCGACCATTATCCAGTAATCTCAACAATTGATGTAACAATCTAA
- a CDS encoding dihydrolipoamide acetyltransferase family protein has protein sequence MAVEKITMPQLGESVTEGTISRWIVSVGDKVNKYDPLAEVMTDKVNAEIPSSFTGTIKELVAEDGDTLAVGEIICYIETEGGGEAEATADTPKEEAAPAAKAEAPKAEENDADAPNKRRYSPAVLRLAQDNNVDLEQVKGTGAGGRITRKDIQAVIDSGNIPTADSKPAAAAQAPVQEAPKVAPAAPSAPSAPKAAQPVNVPVEAGDIEIPVTGVRKAIAANMLRSKHEAPHAWTMVEVDATNLVDYRNSIKGEFKKKEGYNLTFFAFFVKAVAQALKEFPQINSMWAGEKIVQKKDINISIAVATDDALYVPVIRNADEKTIKGIAREITELANKVRAGKLTSAEMQGGTFTVNNTGSFGSVQSQGIINYPQAAILQVESIVKRPVVMDHGMIAVRDMVNLCMSLDHRVLDGLVCGRFLARVKEIIEKMSKENTSIY, from the coding sequence ATGGCAGTTGAAAAGATAACGATGCCACAGCTTGGTGAAAGTGTGACAGAAGGTACGATTAGTCGCTGGATCGTAAGCGTGGGCGATAAAGTAAACAAATATGATCCTCTAGCCGAGGTAATGACAGATAAAGTAAACGCAGAAATCCCTTCTTCTTTTACAGGAACAATTAAAGAGCTTGTAGCTGAAGACGGAGACACTCTAGCAGTTGGAGAAATTATCTGTTATATCGAAACAGAGGGTGGCGGGGAAGCGGAAGCTACTGCTGACACACCAAAAGAAGAAGCGGCACCAGCTGCAAAGGCAGAAGCACCAAAAGCAGAGGAAAATGATGCAGATGCACCAAACAAGCGTCGCTATTCTCCAGCAGTTCTTCGCCTTGCACAAGACAACAATGTGGATCTTGAGCAAGTAAAAGGCACTGGTGCTGGCGGACGTATCACACGTAAGGATATTCAAGCTGTTATTGATTCTGGTAACATTCCAACAGCAGACAGCAAACCAGCTGCAGCAGCTCAAGCTCCAGTACAAGAAGCACCAAAAGTGGCTCCAGCAGCACCGTCTGCTCCAAGTGCGCCAAAAGCAGCACAACCAGTGAACGTACCAGTAGAAGCTGGTGACATTGAAATTCCTGTAACTGGTGTACGTAAAGCAATTGCAGCAAACATGTTACGTAGCAAACACGAAGCACCACACGCTTGGACTATGGTCGAAGTAGACGCAACAAACCTTGTGGACTACCGTAATTCCATCAAAGGCGAATTTAAGAAAAAAGAAGGCTACAACCTTACTTTCTTCGCGTTCTTCGTGAAAGCCGTTGCGCAAGCACTAAAAGAATTCCCACAAATCAACTCTATGTGGGCTGGCGAGAAAATCGTCCAAAAGAAAGACATCAATATCTCCATCGCAGTTGCAACTGATGACGCATTATACGTTCCAGTTATCCGCAACGCTGACGAGAAAACAATCAAAGGCATCGCTCGAGAAATCACCGAGCTTGCAAACAAAGTTCGTGCAGGCAAGCTGACTTCCGCTGAAATGCAGGGTGGAACGTTTACGGTTAACAACACAGGTTCCTTTGGTTCTGTTCAGTCACAAGGAATTATCAACTACCCACAAGCGGCTATTCTACAAGTTGAATCGATTGTAAAACGCCCTGTGGTAATGGATCACGGTATGATTGCGGTGCGTGACATGGTTAACCTATGTATGTCCCTTGATCACCGAGTACTTGATGGCCTTGTATGCGGTCGCTTCTTAGCTCGCGTAAAAGAAATCATTGAGAAAATGTCCAAAGAGAATACGTCTATCTATTAA